Proteins from a single region of Chryseobacterium scophthalmum:
- the rdgB gene encoding RdgB/HAM1 family non-canonical purine NTP pyrophosphatase produces the protein MEILVATHNLHKKEEIQQILGNDFTVKSLTDYDIHDEIIEDGDSFNANALIKAKYCFEKTGIPSLGDDSGLVVESLDGRPGIFSARYAGDHDFAKNIEKVLSEMENVENRKAYFITVLCYYDANGAQYFDGRVHGNLLTENKGHQGFGYDPIFVPEGYGITFAEMNPEDKNKISHRKQALDLFLDFLKD, from the coding sequence ATGGAAATATTAGTTGCTACACACAACCTCCATAAAAAAGAAGAAATTCAACAGATTTTAGGAAATGATTTTACCGTAAAAAGTCTTACCGATTATGATATTCACGACGAAATCATTGAAGACGGAGACTCTTTCAACGCCAATGCTTTGATTAAAGCGAAATATTGCTTCGAAAAAACAGGCATTCCAAGTTTGGGTGACGACAGCGGTTTGGTAGTAGAGTCTTTAGACGGAAGACCCGGAATTTTTTCGGCAAGATATGCAGGAGATCACGATTTTGCTAAAAACATCGAAAAAGTTTTAAGCGAAATGGAAAATGTTGAAAACAGAAAAGCTTATTTCATCACGGTATTATGTTATTATGATGCAAACGGTGCTCAATATTTTGACGGAAGAGTTCACGGAAATTTATTGACAGAAAACAAAGGTCACCAAGGTTTTGGTTACGATCCTATTTTCGTTCCAGAAGGCTATGGAATCACTTTTGCAGAGATGAATCCTGAAGACAAAAACAAAATCAGTCATAGAAAACAGGCATTAGATTTGTTTCTTGATTTTTTGAAAGATTAG
- a CDS encoding ribonuclease Z has protein sequence MSTYLTILGFNSAIPTINTSPTAQLLEMEERCFLIDCGEGTQVQLRKAKARFSKINHIFISHLHGDHCFGLPGLIASFRLLGRETPLHVYGPKGIKKMLDTIFTITETHRGFEVVYHELDKDYSEKIYEDNRVEVFTIPLDHRIYCNGYLFKEKPKDRHINMEEVSKYSEIETCDYHNLKAGKDFVLSDGYILKNEVLTTTPAPSVSYAFCSDTRYLESVIPIIKNVTVLYHESTFLHDLKEMADYTGHTTALEAATIAKKAEVEKLILGHFSNRYGDLTVFTDEARTVFPNSYLPKALECVKI, from the coding sequence TTGAGTACTTATTTAACGATATTAGGCTTTAACTCGGCAATACCTACGATTAATACTTCACCTACAGCTCAGCTTCTGGAAATGGAAGAAAGATGTTTTTTGATTGATTGTGGCGAAGGAACACAGGTGCAGCTGAGAAAAGCAAAGGCAAGATTTTCAAAAATCAATCATATTTTTATATCACATCTTCATGGTGATCACTGTTTTGGTTTGCCCGGTTTAATAGCATCTTTCCGACTTTTGGGAAGAGAAACTCCGTTGCATGTTTACGGGCCGAAAGGAATCAAAAAAATGCTGGACACTATTTTTACGATTACTGAAACGCACCGAGGTTTTGAGGTTGTATATCATGAACTGGACAAAGATTATTCAGAAAAAATCTATGAAGATAATAGGGTAGAAGTATTTACTATTCCTCTGGATCACAGGATTTACTGTAACGGATATCTGTTTAAAGAAAAACCAAAAGACCGACACATTAATATGGAAGAGGTCTCAAAATATTCTGAAATCGAAACTTGTGATTATCATAATTTGAAAGCGGGAAAAGATTTTGTTTTGAGTGACGGATACATTCTTAAAAATGAAGTTCTAACAACAACTCCGGCTCCATCGGTTTCTTATGCCTTTTGCAGCGATACAAGATATTTGGAATCTGTGATTCCGATTATTAAAAATGTAACGGTTTTGTACCATGAGTCTACATTTTTGCACGATCTGAAAGAAATGGCAGATTATACAGGTCATACAACAGCTTTGGAAGCAGCAACGATTGCCAAAAAAGCTGAAGTTGAAAAATTGATTTTAGGACATTTTTCTAATCGATATGGCGATTTAACGGTCTTTACAGATGAAGCGAGAACTGTTTTTCCAAATTCTTATCTTCCAAAAGCTTTGGAATGTGTGAAAATTTAA